Proteins found in one Bicyclus anynana chromosome 24, ilBicAnyn1.1, whole genome shotgun sequence genomic segment:
- the LOC112049458 gene encoding F-box/LRR-repeat protein 2 isoform X3: MDSWGILNVDTAAAAISRDDTSTSFRRKVLTIEKLPDKVLLNIFSYLSHRAICRMATVCKRWRMVAYDTKLWTHVSLRPEISGLHVGSLESLLALISIRFGPSLRYIELPIELITHTVLHELASKCPNLTHMLLDFSTAMQLHDFSEMQAFPTKLRYLCICLSEVIFMEGFMRKIYNFINGLEILHLIGTYEKVEEEEEEIYEVINVHKLKSATPNLRVINLYGINFVDDSHIDAFSSNCIQLECLAVNYCNKVTGSTMKTLFQRSRRLTCLLMNGCSLQSEYVMQVEWEKSSIQELDVTATDLSSECLIDMLTRIPNLRFLSAGQINGFNDSVLKAWIEAGTARNLVALDVDASDNLTDEALHRFLSRHGSQLWGLVMSGMPHITDQLWQSVLQLLTNAKILIMGTQERLGVNIHVDQLMDGIANSCPNLERLELRWDPENLRFSDKSQKAIDILRVKCLKLKCLVLSDGRYYEIVKANFERADRTTVVRTSTNCRVSNYYLLSNYKDLIFN, encoded by the exons ACCATAGAGAAACTGCCCGACAAGGTTCTGCTGAATATATTCTCGTATTTGTCTCACCGCGCGATATGTCGCATGGCCACGGTGTGCAAACGCTGGCGGATGGTGGCCTACGACACCAAGCTCTGGACCCACGTCAGCTTGCGACCTGAGATATCTGGACTCCATGTAG GTTCTCTGGAATCTCTCCTGGCGCTGATATCGATAAGGTTCGGCCCCTCGCTGCGGTACATCGAGCTGCCAATAGAACTCATCACGCATACAGTGCTCCACGAGCTGGCGTCCAAATGCCCTAACTTGACCCACATGCTGCTTGATTTTAGTACAG CTATGCAGCTCCACGACTTCTCGGAAATGCAGGCGTTTCCTACGAAGTTACGCTATCTGTGCATATGTCTGTCTGAGGTCATCTTCATGGAGGGTTTTATGAGGAAGATATACAACTTTATCAATGGATTAGAAATATTACATCTTATTG GCACATACGAAAAGGTGGAAGAAGAAGAGGAAGAGATCTACGAAGTAATCAACGTCCACAAACTGAAGTCGGCCACTCCCAACCTCCGCGTCATCAACTTGTATGGCATCAACTTTGTTGACGACTCGCACATTGACGCCTTCAGCTCCAACTGTATACAG TTGGAATGCCTCGCAGTGAACTATTGCAACAAGGTGACGGGTTCCACCATGAAGACGCTGTTCCAACGGTCCAGGAGGCTGACCTGCTTACTGATGAATGGGTGTA GTCTACAATCAGAATACGTGATGCAAGTAGAATGGGAGAAATCCTCGATCCAGGAGTTGGATGTGACTGCCACGGATCTGTCTTCGGAGTGTCTGATCGACATGCTTACCAGGATCCCGAACCTGAGGTTCCTGAGCGCGGGCCAGATCAACGGGTTTAATGACTCCGTTCTCAAAGCTTGGATTGAAGCCGGAACGGCAAG GAATCTAGTAGCATTAGACGTGGACGCATCAGACAACCTGACGGATGAGGCGCTGCACCGGTTCCTGTCGCGGCACGGCAGCCAGCTGTGGGGACTGGTGATGAGCGGGATGCCACACATCACCGACCAGCTGTGGCAGAGTGTGCTGCAACTGTTGACTAACGCAAa AATCCTCATCATGGGAACGCAAGAAAGACTCGGCGTCAATATTCACGTTGATCAG CTAATGGACGGCATAGCCAACAGCTGTCCCAACCTGGAGCGACTGGAACTGCGCTGGGACCCGGAAAACTTGCGTTTCAGCGACAAGAGTCAGAAAGCCATCGACATTCTGCGAGTCAAGTGTTTGAAGCTGAAATGCTTAGTGTTAAG CGATGGCCGCTACTATGAGATCGTGAAAGCGAACTTCGAGCGCGCAGACCGCACCACAGTCGTGAGGACCTCCACCAACTGCCGAGTATCCAACTACTATCTACTGTCCAATTATAAAGATCTTATTTTCAACTGA
- the LOC112049458 gene encoding F-box/LRR-repeat protein 2 isoform X2, translating into MDIPTDVWGQLALEASQVYLTEGGQVRSPFANTTIEKLPDKVLLNIFSYLSHRAICRMATVCKRWRMVAYDTKLWTHVSLRPEISGLHVGSLESLLALISIRFGPSLRYIELPIELITHTVLHELASKCPNLTHMLLDFSTAMQLHDFSEMQAFPTKLRYLCICLSEVIFMEGFMRKIYNFINGLEILHLIGTYEKVEEEEEEIYEVINVHKLKSATPNLRVINLYGINFVDDSHIDAFSSNCIQLECLAVNYCNKVTGSTMKTLFQRSRRLTCLLMNGCSLQSEYVMQVEWEKSSIQELDVTATDLSSECLIDMLTRIPNLRFLSAGQINGFNDSVLKAWIEAGTARNLVALDVDASDNLTDEALHRFLSRHGSQLWGLVMSGMPHITDQLWQSVLQLLTNAKILIMGTQERLGVNIHVDQLMDGIANSCPNLERLELRWDPENLRFSDKSQKAIDILRVKCLKLKCLVLSDGRYYEIVKANFERADRTTVVRTSTNCRVSNYYLLSNYKDLIFN; encoded by the exons ACCATAGAGAAACTGCCCGACAAGGTTCTGCTGAATATATTCTCGTATTTGTCTCACCGCGCGATATGTCGCATGGCCACGGTGTGCAAACGCTGGCGGATGGTGGCCTACGACACCAAGCTCTGGACCCACGTCAGCTTGCGACCTGAGATATCTGGACTCCATGTAG GTTCTCTGGAATCTCTCCTGGCGCTGATATCGATAAGGTTCGGCCCCTCGCTGCGGTACATCGAGCTGCCAATAGAACTCATCACGCATACAGTGCTCCACGAGCTGGCGTCCAAATGCCCTAACTTGACCCACATGCTGCTTGATTTTAGTACAG CTATGCAGCTCCACGACTTCTCGGAAATGCAGGCGTTTCCTACGAAGTTACGCTATCTGTGCATATGTCTGTCTGAGGTCATCTTCATGGAGGGTTTTATGAGGAAGATATACAACTTTATCAATGGATTAGAAATATTACATCTTATTG GCACATACGAAAAGGTGGAAGAAGAAGAGGAAGAGATCTACGAAGTAATCAACGTCCACAAACTGAAGTCGGCCACTCCCAACCTCCGCGTCATCAACTTGTATGGCATCAACTTTGTTGACGACTCGCACATTGACGCCTTCAGCTCCAACTGTATACAG TTGGAATGCCTCGCAGTGAACTATTGCAACAAGGTGACGGGTTCCACCATGAAGACGCTGTTCCAACGGTCCAGGAGGCTGACCTGCTTACTGATGAATGGGTGTA GTCTACAATCAGAATACGTGATGCAAGTAGAATGGGAGAAATCCTCGATCCAGGAGTTGGATGTGACTGCCACGGATCTGTCTTCGGAGTGTCTGATCGACATGCTTACCAGGATCCCGAACCTGAGGTTCCTGAGCGCGGGCCAGATCAACGGGTTTAATGACTCCGTTCTCAAAGCTTGGATTGAAGCCGGAACGGCAAG GAATCTAGTAGCATTAGACGTGGACGCATCAGACAACCTGACGGATGAGGCGCTGCACCGGTTCCTGTCGCGGCACGGCAGCCAGCTGTGGGGACTGGTGATGAGCGGGATGCCACACATCACCGACCAGCTGTGGCAGAGTGTGCTGCAACTGTTGACTAACGCAAa AATCCTCATCATGGGAACGCAAGAAAGACTCGGCGTCAATATTCACGTTGATCAG CTAATGGACGGCATAGCCAACAGCTGTCCCAACCTGGAGCGACTGGAACTGCGCTGGGACCCGGAAAACTTGCGTTTCAGCGACAAGAGTCAGAAAGCCATCGACATTCTGCGAGTCAAGTGTTTGAAGCTGAAATGCTTAGTGTTAAG CGATGGCCGCTACTATGAGATCGTGAAAGCGAACTTCGAGCGCGCAGACCGCACCACAGTCGTGAGGACCTCCACCAACTGCCGAGTATCCAACTACTATCTACTGTCCAATTATAAAGATCTTATTTTCAACTGA